GCGCAGCATGGGCTGCAGGCGACCGGCCACGCCGCGGGGCCTCCCGCAGGAGCAAGGCCTGGGCGCTCCGGCACTCCCGCACTGCCCAGCCCGGGTCGCCCAAGGCATCGGGGAGGGCGCGAGCCGGAGAAGAAAGGCTCTTTCCGCAGGTCGGTCCGGCTCCGCGAAGCAGACCAGGAGCAGGGAAGCGACCGCAGCGGCCCGGCCGTACCCACGCCACGCTGGGTCCCTGCTGCCCAAGGCGCGCCCTAGTCAGCCCCTTCTACGAAACTTTCTTTTTTGCTTCGCCCCACCCGAAAAGTGCGGCCGGGGCGAGGGCGCCGAGGACAGCCGGCGGAGGGCGAGGAGGAAGTGGTGCCCGCGGGAGCGCGGCCGGGCAGAGGAAATGCCCGCGCCGCCCGCCCCCGCCCTTGCAGCCCGCCCCGGCCCCCCGCCCCGCCGCGACTTTGGCGGGCCGAGCCCCGCGCGCcactggcggcggcggcggcagatgTGGCCCCGGCTGCCCCAAGGAGCCAACAATGCCGGGCCGGCAAAACAAAAGGGATCCGCTTCGCCTCCTTCCCGGCCTCTCACTTACACTCTCGGGGAGCCGCGCGGGATCCCGGGCCGACAGGGGCCGCGCCCCCAGGGGCCCCGAGCCACGCGCGCCCCGACTTGTCCCCGCCGACCCcggcctctcctctccccccaccccccgcccgccTCACAGGCGCAAGGCCTGCCGCACCCCGGTACGCTCGGACTCCTGGTCCCCAGGGATCCGGCCGTATTGTCCCCGCGGCGCGCAGCGCGCTCGTCCAAGATCGCCAGCTGCCCCCGCGCGCGTACCCACCGGGCTCCAGGAGCAAGCCGGGGGCGCCTAGGAAACCGTCGCCAgacgccgccgccgctgccctcTGGACGCCGCTGCGCTCcgggtttttctttcctttttttttccaatcctGATGGGAAGGAAGGTGACCGCCTACTTCGCATTCATCAACTctcatcacaacaacaaaaatcctggCGCAAAGGGCGGCCAGCAGGCGCAATCGGTGGCGAGGGGCGGCGGGCGATAACCCCCAGGCGGGCGTCCACCCCCGGGCGCAGCGTGCGGACACGGGGCCGGGGGCGCTGACCAAAGATGTCCTCGGATGCCGGCCCGGTGTCCttcgccctcctcctcctcccggaGTGGCGCAGTGAGGCGCGGGCACGGCGCCCCAGCCAGCGGCCGCAGGTGAGGCGGGGGCGGCGGCAGCCCCAGCCCTCCCCGAGGACCCCCCTCTTACCTCGTCCTGGGTCGCCGGCGTCCACGGAGAAGGGCGCCCACCCGGGAGGCGGCGGCGGTAGCGGCGGCTCccgcccctcccaccccacccggcggcggcggcggtggtggtggcgctggCGGTGAGGCCCCCCCTCAGCGCGGCATGGCTCCCAGCTCGGTCTCCCGCTCCTCTGGGCGCCGCTGGCTCCTCTGGGCCGCTCCCGAGCCACCTTAAAATGACACgcgcacacagagacacacacacaaaaacttaatctctccagctccgcgccccaccccctccctccctcccctcccttcctttcccttcccttccctcccttccttcccttcccttcctcctcctcccgtcGCCGCCGAGCCTCTTCctacttccccacccaccccacccccttcccccgcCCACCGGCTCCCGATCACCCCCCCCCATCCCGGCCGCGCGCCCTCTCGCCAGCCCCGGGGCCAGGCGGGGGCTGCGCTGGGGGTCCCCGGCCCGCGCCCGCGCCGCACCGCGCTCACCCCCCAGAGGATGCTGGCTGCAACTTGGATCCGGGGAGGGAAGGTCCTAGAAGCCGAGCGCCTCCCGGCTATTTGctcttctttatttgttttctcctcccgggaaggaggaggaaagcgcagagaaaaggaaaggaaggacgGAAGCGGCGCGGGCCGCTGCTCCGGTGCCCTCCGGCTGCGCAGGAGCGAGGCGGGAGGCGAGGTGAGGGTCCCCGCTCGCTcactcgcttttttttttttttcaaaggcgGGGTCTCTCTTTGCAAACCAATGACACAACCCCACATGGTCCGGTCTCGCCCCTACAGATACTTCTCACTACAAATCGGCTCTCTCCAGGGATTAGCGGCTACGCGAAAGTGCACACTGGCGCTGCGGGCAGCCGAGGGGGCCGGGCAAAGCCGGCACTCCCCGGCCCAGCCCCACCACACCCTGGAGGCTCTGGGGAGGCGCGGGGGTCCCGAGGCCGGTGCGGTGACTCCACCCGCCCtcgccttccttcttcctccgcCCCTTCCACGTGGGGCCCGCCACGTGGGGAGACGCGAGCTCCGGCGGGCCTCGCCGCGGTCCCCCGGGTGGCCCCGGCTGGGTAGGGCCCCCACCACGCCCGCGCAGCAGACCTGCCCTCTACTCGGCCCCGAGGCTCCAACTTCCTCCTGGGCCCTGCGCAGGCCACCGGTGCCGTCCCAGGCCCGCGAGATCAGGCGCGGGCCGGCCACAGGGGGCACTTGCGTTCCCCGATCCCAGATCCCGGAGACCGTGCTGGCTGTGGGTGCGCGCGGAGACTGGTCTGTGTGCTGGAACTTGCCGCAGTGTGTTCGCTACGAGAAGACAAATgtttttacacatttaaaaaatttgtctTTCTGCTGTCTATATGTCGCTGGGGCGATTTTGAAAGCCTTGCCTTGGGACGGATCCCCAGCCTCACTGAGGCCTTGGGGGGCCCGAGGGTCGCTCGCGCGGTGCCCTTTCACGGGTCCACACGTATCTCGGTGTTCAGCGATTGGAATCTGGACACCCAACGACGATGGGGCACTGCGGCCGCGCGAGACTAGACAGCATCTGGGCTGGATTCCTTGGCCATGACCTGCGACATCCGAGCGCTGTCCCCGGAAGGGAGCCAGCTCCTTGCTCCTAGGGCCTCCCTAGCTTACTAACCAGACTTTAGGCGAGCCGCTTCTAAGGACCCCTGTAGCGCTGAGCAGAGCCCTTGGGTGCAATTGTCTTTAAACCTTTGGGGTGCTAGCGATTGGATTGGGATGTTGGGCTGTATGATCGAGAGGAGGGGTCTAGTGTCATAACTTTGAAGGTCACAGAGACCGCCATTCAGAGAGCCGCTTCGAGTGGTGTGGCCTTCTAAGGACCGGAGAAATTTATAGCGGACATGAGCCGCGTGAGGCCTCGGAGCTCCTGAACCCATCGCCGTGCGTTCTGGAGAGCACTTTATCTCGTCCTGTTTGCTAAAGTGCACACCCAGATGCCGCCTGCAAGACTGGCAAAGCGTGGTTTCTATGGTTGTGGCATAGTCAAACTGGTTTTAAAACTAGTTTACAAACCTTTGCTGAATGGCAACGCGGGAATGGTCCCTCCCAAACACACTTACCATGGTTTTTACGTGCCCCTAATAGGCCTGGGGCTGGTCAGTCACGAAGTAGCTCACCATCTTGATGTCCTGTGAGAGAATTCACAGGTGTGCACCCACCCCAACCCCTCCATCTTTCAGGGCTTTGTGTTCTCATAAATTGCTCTAAAGAATTCACTGTTTCCCCAGCAGCTTCCCTCCAAGGTCGTGGGGCCCAAGCCCTGCTTGTAAACTGACCTCGTCGCCTAACCCAGGCTCCTGTGCCGCCAGTTCCTGCTTCATGAGTTCCTTGGCCCTAAACTGGGGTTGGTAGTGAAGGCTCCTGCGTCTTGTTTCTCAGATCTTTGCCCTTTGTGGCCCTCTCTTCTTACCAAGAAACCACAGCCAGCTGGCTTTTCTTATTGCTTGTTCAGCTTTCCTCCGATCTAATTTTGAATTCCACTTGAGAAAAATACCATGATGGGTCCTGCCGGGTGGCGCAGCCTGCAAgggtgctgccaagcctgaggatctgagttcaatccccagtgcgtagtaaaaggcaccaaaactacacagagaaaccctgtctcgaaaacaaacaaacaaacaaaaaagtaaaaggaaagagcGGACTAAGTCGTCCTCAGACCCCTGCTCATGCATCACCTATCACACAACCACAAGAAAACACGACCCTCTTAGGAACTCAGAACTAAAAATCATTTGGAGCTTCTGACTGACAGCCTGCATTTTAAACTATGGAGCCCAGCCTGGGGGAAGTAGCGctgtaggcagaacactggaCTGGCTTATAGGAGGTCCTAGGTTCATCCCTTGCTCCTGGGGACCAGGGATCTGGCAACTACCCAGGTGATGTTGCACTGGTAATACTtcggggctggcaagatggctcagtgtgtcaGGTACTTGCCCCCAAGCCGGACAACCTAGAAGGAGCAAACCGACTTCCTCCGGCCACCATACATGTATCATGGATGGCTTGCCCAccacacaaaatataaataagtgtactaacattttcaagaaatgtaagtccagggctggagagatggctcaggttaagagcaccagctgctcttccagatgacctaggttcaattgccagcaaccCACGTGGCAGTACAcacatatctgtaactccagtttcagggcttctgacaccctcacacagatgtacatgcagacaaaacaccaatgaacataaagttaaaaacaaaaattgtaaagaaaagaaatgtaagtcCAGTTACCATCAGCATGTAAATTAGTTCAGATagtaaccattttttaaaaagatgttgaatatagacaacaaaaccagaaaccaaaacCCAGTCCTGGAGAGATAGCTAAGCAGTTAGGAGCAcgtgctgatcttccagaggacctgatttcagttcccagtacctacatggggtggcttacaatcatctgtaactccagctctaaagggatctgatgccctcttctgatctacACGGAtaccaacgtgtgtgtgtgtgtgtgtgcgcgcgcgcgcgcacacgcgcgcgcgcgcgcgcactcaaAAATCTTTAAGtgttaagtaatttatttctttacttactatttatttaatttgtagtgtgtgttggtattttggcctgtgtgtatgtctgtgtgagggaatcggatccactggaacttgagttacagacagttgtgagctgccatgtgggtgctgggaattaaaccagggtcctttggaagagcagccaatgctcttagccgctgagccatctctctagccccctttaaattttaaaaatataaacagactCTAATAGATACTTCTCTGAGGATGatgtacaaatggccaataagcaCGCTCAGAAAATGTCCAGCTTCagtcattagggaaatacaaatgaaaaccacAGTAAGATACCACTAATTATCCACTGGGATGACTATTATCAacagaaggggaaatgatgtggaGAAATGGGGGCGCTTGTGCCGTGCTGACGGCGGTGTGAACGCTTCCCCCACAGTGGGAGTGGCAGCTCCTTAGAAAGTTAGCACGGGATTGCTATAGGATCCAGAAACGTCACTTCTGGCTATGTGAACTGAAAGTCGATTCTTAAATGGATATAACTATACCCATATTCATAGCAACACTTCCCAACAAGCAAAAGGTGAAAACAGCGCAGTGTCTATCAGTgacagatgaataaatgaaatgtggACTATCAgcctttaaaaaggaaggaaaggccaggtgtggtggtgcacacctttaaccccagcacttggaaggcagaggcaggtggatctcagtgagtacaaggtcatcctggtctacctagtgagttccaggacagccaggaatacacagtggGGGGCTGTCTCAAACCAAGGAATGAAGGaccgaggagatggctcagtgggtaagaacctTTGCTGCCCAACACATggagacctgagctcagatccaaGCACCCagataaaaagccaggcacggcTGCCTGGGtcagtaaccccagcactggggtggggtaTAGTGTGGGAAGAGACGAGAGAGTCACTAGGGCTTGATAGCCAACCAGTCTAGGTGAAAAAATGTCCCCAGTTCAGTAAAAGGGCCTGTCTCAGGGGGctaaagtggagagtgacagagcagggcacccacatcctcttctggcctgtgcagTGGCATGGGTATACAcagctgtatacacacacacacacacacacacacacacacacacacacacacaccattagaaAGAGGAAATTCTGAATTgttaaaatgtagatgaatattgAAAAAAAGGCTAATGAAGCAATCCGGGCACAAAGGACAAATAATTTGTACCTCCATTTACATGTAGTAAAAATGGGCAAAACTGTAAGAagcacggtggtggtggtggtggtggtgattggaATTGAAGGGAGGCAGTGTGGGCATTGTAGTTCAGATTGTAAAGCGCTTGCCCTGCCAGACTGGTGACCTGGGTTGGAGCCCCGGAGCCACACACATGtgtccatacatacacacagaaagttACAACAATAACTTATTTTTTACAAGATGGGAAAGACAAAGGCAGATGGGGTGGTTCACGTTTTCAAGTctagctggagcaggaggatggcCATGAATTCTAGtccatcctgagctacagagtgaggcacTGCCATGGAATGGAAGAAAGAAGGTGAGGAGACAAAGTTGGGTATGGAGGGGTGGCTCCTGAGGCTCAATATCTGCACATTGGCAAAGTTGTGGTAATGAGAAAGCCAGAGGTAAATTCTGACAGGTTGGAAATATAAAAGCCGTGTGTGCTTTTATATTTAAGAGGAAGTAACATGAGTTCACAAAGTTGAcagcaaacttttttttctcaCAGTATTTATGAtcaggccaggcctggtggctcacagttcGTCCAGCAATTGAGAGATTGGAGCTAGGGGATGACGGCAagttggagaccagactggccttccaggccagcaagggctacacagtaTGATCTTGC
The nucleotide sequence above comes from Peromyscus maniculatus bairdii isolate BWxNUB_F1_BW_parent chromosome 1, HU_Pman_BW_mat_3.1, whole genome shotgun sequence. Encoded proteins:
- the LOC143271138 gene encoding uncharacterized protein LOC143271138, whose amino-acid sequence is MAPSSVSRSSGRRWLLWPSASRLFALLYLFSPPGKEEESAEKRKGRTEAARAAAPVPSGCAGARREARYFSLQIGSLQGLAATRKCTLALRAAEGAGQSRHSPAQPHHTLEALGRRGGPEAGAVTPPALAFLLPPPLPRGARHVGRRELRRASPRSPGWPRLGRAPTTPAQQTCPLLGPEAPTSSWALRRPPVPSQAREIRRGPATGGTCVPRSQIPETVLAVGARGDWSVCWNLPQCVRYEKTNVFTHLKNLSFCCLYVAGAILKALPWDGSPASLRPWGARGSLARCPFTGPHVSRCSAIGIWTPNDDGALRPRETRQHLGWIPWP